Proteins from a single region of Oncorhynchus tshawytscha isolate Ot180627B linkage group LG03, Otsh_v2.0, whole genome shotgun sequence:
- the LOC112226659 gene encoding zinc finger protein 501-like isoform X2, with protein sequence MDKDKFAVSHDPCSWLEMHQFIGDLMVTGGALGLKDAPPAGPGSTPGSAQPRQVQAQAESIREARDISGQTQHHTCTCPGCPYSSSSSSFQTIKPSSTYSPELSQPQSQAKETSTQSPSLAPTTLTTQGTSSPSPLPQIPTFPCFCCRRGFQTCTQLQHHQQGAADFPSSQTHTYYHHHCPLTICLPHHHSHPGLSPGTFPCLSCQHSFPSCSQLFHEHQGHTPPQNHVGGVTIVSPTLHPCMHCPASFPRPSQLLQHQRTQHAHKAGGFLCTECGRAFNSHSNLRIHLNVHTGARPYSCPDCGKSFSQSGALKIHRRIHTGERPYTCTYCGRGFPHLAGVRAHQRTHTGSGLTVTSDKELQFQSSSVKIPSRRAEPGSSREGRAQLYTCEDCGLLFRDAPSRNRHQTVVHYSTEGVEEEGLGDTGGEG encoded by the exons ATGGACAAAGACAAGTTCGCTGTGAGC CATGACCCATGCTCCTGGTTGGAGATGCACCAGTTCATTGGAGACCTGATGGTGACTGGGGGGGCTCTGGGGCTAAAAGACGCCCCACCAGCAGGCCCAGGCTCAACCCCAggctcagcccagcccagacaGGTCCAGGCCCAGGCAGAGAGCATTAGAGAGGCCAGAGACATCAGTGGACAAA CTCAGCACCATACCTGCACTTGCCCTGGCTGCCCCtactcttcctcatcttcctccttccAGACCATAAAGCCCAGCAGCACCTACAGCCCAGAGCTCAGTCAGCCCCAGAGTCAGGCCAAGGAGACCAGCACCCAGAGCCCCAGCCTAGCCCCTACCACTCTCACTACCCAGGGTACTTCTTCACCAAGTCCCCTGCCCCAAATCCCCACCTTCCCTTGTTTCTGCTGCCGCCGGGGCTTCCAGACCTGCACCCAGCTACAGCACCACCAACAGGGGGCAGCAGACTTTCCCTCCTCCCAGACACacacctactaccaccaccactgcccCCTTACCATCTGCCTGCCCCACCACCACTCCCACCCTGGCCTGTCCCCTGGCACCTTCCCCTGCCTGTCCTGCCAGCATTCCTTCCCCTCCTGCTCCCAGCTCTTCCACGAGCATCAGGGCCACACCCCCCCCCAGAACCATGTTGGAGGGGTGACCATAGTGTCCCCTACCCTACACCCATGCATGCACTGTCCAGCCTCCTTCCCCCGACCCTCTCAGCTGCTACAGCACCAGCGCACCCAGCACGCTCACAAGGCTGGCGGCTTCCTGTGCACTGAGTGCGGGCGCGCCTTCAACTCCCACTCCAACCTCCGTATCCACCTCAACGTACACACCGGCGCCCGACCCTACTCATGCCCTGACTGCGGCAAGAGTTTCAGCCAGTCGGGAGCGTTGAAGATCCACCGTCGCATCCACACTGGGGAGAGACCCTATACCTGCACCTACTGTGGGAGGGGCTTCCCCCACCTGGCCGGGGTCCGGGCCCACCAAAGGACCCACACAG GGTCAGGTCTGACTGTAACCTCAGACAAAGAGCTCCAGTTCCAGTCTAGCAGTGTGAAGATCCCCTCCAGGAGAGCAGAACCAGGCAGTAGCAGGGAAGGAAGGGCTCAGCTGTACACCTGTGAGGACTGTGGGCTGCTTTTTCGGGACGCTCCCTCCAGAAACCGACACcaaactgtagtgcactactctacagaaggggtagaggaggagggccTGGGGGACACtgggggggaggggtga
- the LOC112226659 gene encoding zinc finger protein 774-like isoform X1: protein MDKDKFAVSHDPCSWLEMHQFIGDLMVTGGALGLKDAPPAGPGSTPGSAQPRQVQAQAESIREARDISGQTQHHTCTCPGCPYSSSSSSFQTIKPSSTYSPELSQPQSQAKETSTQSPSLAPTTLTTQGTSSPSPLPQIPTFPCFCCRRGFQTCTQLQHHQQGAADFPSSQTHTYYHHHCPLTICLPHHHSHPGLSPGTFPCLSCQHSFPSCSQLFHEHQGHTPPQNHVGGVTIVSPTLHPCMHCPASFPRPSQLLQHQRTQHAHKAGGFLCTECGRAFNSHSNLRIHLNVHTGARPYSCPDCGKSFSQSGALKIHRRIHTGERPYTCTYCGRGFPHLAGVRAHQRTHTGEKPYRCTQCEKCFTQSGALKIHTRIHTGERPFVCSLCGKGFSNRSGIRFHQRTVHGMGSNMGGGGGAGGSHRGRQSLGSSAAVGRPSANPNRLHNNPHTDVTSSITPALTKILSPGSLLAPPGSGLTVTSDKELQFQSSSVKIPSRRAEPGSSREGRAQLYTCEDCGLLFRDAPSRNRHQTVVHYSTEGVEEEGLGDTGGEG from the exons ATGGACAAAGACAAGTTCGCTGTGAGC CATGACCCATGCTCCTGGTTGGAGATGCACCAGTTCATTGGAGACCTGATGGTGACTGGGGGGGCTCTGGGGCTAAAAGACGCCCCACCAGCAGGCCCAGGCTCAACCCCAggctcagcccagcccagacaGGTCCAGGCCCAGGCAGAGAGCATTAGAGAGGCCAGAGACATCAGTGGACAAA CTCAGCACCATACCTGCACTTGCCCTGGCTGCCCCtactcttcctcatcttcctccttccAGACCATAAAGCCCAGCAGCACCTACAGCCCAGAGCTCAGTCAGCCCCAGAGTCAGGCCAAGGAGACCAGCACCCAGAGCCCCAGCCTAGCCCCTACCACTCTCACTACCCAGGGTACTTCTTCACCAAGTCCCCTGCCCCAAATCCCCACCTTCCCTTGTTTCTGCTGCCGCCGGGGCTTCCAGACCTGCACCCAGCTACAGCACCACCAACAGGGGGCAGCAGACTTTCCCTCCTCCCAGACACacacctactaccaccaccactgcccCCTTACCATCTGCCTGCCCCACCACCACTCCCACCCTGGCCTGTCCCCTGGCACCTTCCCCTGCCTGTCCTGCCAGCATTCCTTCCCCTCCTGCTCCCAGCTCTTCCACGAGCATCAGGGCCACACCCCCCCCCAGAACCATGTTGGAGGGGTGACCATAGTGTCCCCTACCCTACACCCATGCATGCACTGTCCAGCCTCCTTCCCCCGACCCTCTCAGCTGCTACAGCACCAGCGCACCCAGCACGCTCACAAGGCTGGCGGCTTCCTGTGCACTGAGTGCGGGCGCGCCTTCAACTCCCACTCCAACCTCCGTATCCACCTCAACGTACACACCGGCGCCCGACCCTACTCATGCCCTGACTGCGGCAAGAGTTTCAGCCAGTCGGGAGCGTTGAAGATCCACCGTCGCATCCACACTGGGGAGAGACCCTATACCTGCACCTACTGTGGGAGGGGCTTCCCCCACCTGGCCGGGGTCCGGGCCCACCAAAGGACCCACACAGGTGAGAAGCCCTACCGCTGCACCCAGTGTGAGAAGTGCTTCACCCAGTCGGGGGCACTGAAGATCCACACAAGGATCCACACCGGGGAACGACCGTTTGTGTGCAGCCTCTGTGGGAAGGGCTTCTCCAACCGCTCTGGCATCCGCTTCCACCAGCGCACTGTCCATGGGATGGGGTCGAAtatgggagggggtggaggagccGGTGGGTCCCATAGGGGGAGACAGAGTCTAGGCAGCTCAGCTGCTGTGGGACGCCCCAGTGCCAATCCAAACCGGTTACACAACAACCCCCATACTGATGTGACCTCCAGCATTACTCCTGCCCTGACAAAAATCCTTTCCCCTGGGTCTCTCCTTGCTCCTCCAGGGTCAGGTCTGACTGTAACCTCAGACAAAGAGCTCCAGTTCCAGTCTAGCAGTGTGAAGATCCCCTCCAGGAGAGCAGAACCAGGCAGTAGCAGGGAAGGAAGGGCTCAGCTGTACACCTGTGAGGACTGTGGGCTGCTTTTTCGGGACGCTCCCTCCAGAAACCGACACcaaactgtagtgcactactctacagaaggggtagaggaggagggccTGGGGGACACtgggggggaggggtga